The genomic DNA tattatgtttgaataataataataataataataataataataataataataataataataataataataataataataataataataataataataataataataataatataaacttttcGTAAACCAATTCATTACTATTGAAACAAATTTCCATTCCCATTATTAATCCGGAGTCCATCCAAATTAGAGCCAAATTCAGTCGGATGTCGACAGCCTACCAAAGCCAAACTTTATCAAGTCAATTCCAACTTTGCATGTTTCGTTGGCCTCAGTGTCTCGTGAAATCATTCGGAGTGTTAGGATTTATATCCGAGAATATCTTCACATTCTCTTTTTCAACTGCAGGAGCCCCAGGTTCGATATcagagagaaaactaaaattctAACTTAGAGTTTCAGGAGCCacaggatcaatatcagagagaaacctGAAATCCTCACTTGGAGCTTCAGGAGCCCCAGAACCGATATCATAGAGAAACCTAAAATCCCTACCTAGAGCCTCAGGAGCCCCATGATGGATATCAAAGAGAAACCTTAAATTCACACTTAAAGCCTTAGGAGCCCcagatcaatatcagagagaaacctaaaatccttaCTAGGAATCTCAGGAGCCACAAGATCGATAccagagagaaacctaaaatcaACACTGGCAGCCTCAAGATCCCCTGTTTCGATATTATCAAGAAACCTAAAACcgtcacttggagcctcaggagccccaggatcgataccaaagagaaacctaaaatcctcattgGGAGCCCCAGGAGccaaggatcgatatcagagagaaaccttAAATTGTCACTTGGAGCCTAGGGCccaaggatcgatatcagagaaacCTAAATCCTTACTTGAGCCTCAGGaaccccaggatcgatatcagagagaaaccttAAATCGTCACTTATAgcctcaggagccccaggatcgataacagagagaaacctaaaatcctcattggagcctcaggagccccaggatcttatcagagagaaacctaaaatcctcacttgGAAACTCAGGAGCCCCAGATCGATATCAGAGCGAAAACTAAAATCCTCgcttggagcctcaggagccccaggatcgatatcagagagaaacctaaaatccttCACTTGGAACCTCAGGATAATCAGAGAGAAAACTAAAATCCTCACTTGGAACCTCAGAGTCAGGATAGATATCAGAAGAAACCTAAAATCAacacttggagcctcaggagccccagAATCGATATTAGAAGAAACCTAAAATTCTCATTGGAGCCTCTGGAGCCCAGATCGAatataagagagaaaataaaatcccACTTGAAGCCGCAGGAACCCAATTCGATATCAGTGAGAAACTAAAAACTCACTGTCTTGGAGATTAGGAGCCCAGGAtcgatttcagagagaaacctaaaatctcACTTGGAGCCTTAGAAGCCCCGGATTGATATCAGAGAAAACTAAAATCATCATTGGAGCCTCTGAAGCCCAGGATCAATGtcagagagaaacctaaaatcctcactgAGCCTCAGACCCTGGATGATGTAAGAGAGAAACTAAAatcctcacttggagcctcaggagccaCAGATCGATATAGAAGAGAACTAAAATCCTTACTTGGAGCCTTAGGAACCCCAGgtcgatatcagagagaaacctaaaacctcacttggagcctcaggagcccaaatcgatatcagagagaaacatAAAATCCTCACTTGGAAGCCTCAGGAGCCCCAAGATttagagagaaacctaaaatcctcactttAAGAGCCTCAGGAAGCCCCAGATCAATAtagagagaaacctaaaatcctcactgGAGATCAGAGCCCCTATGATCAATATATGAGAGAACCTAAAatcctcacttggagcctcaggagcccaatttcgatatcagagagaaacctaaaatctcACTTGAGCCTCTAAGCCCTACAATCGATATTAGAGGAAACCTAAAATCCtacttggagcctcaggagcccaTGATCGATATAAGAGAGAAATAAAATCCTCTTGGAGCCTCAAGCCCCAGGATCGAATATCAGaaagaaacctaaaatcctcacttggagcctcaggagcccaaggatcgatatcagagaaacCTAAAATCTCACTTGAGCCTCAGAAGCCCCATAGAATCAGAGAaaaacctaaaatcctcactttGGACCTCAGGAGCCCAGGATCGATATCATAGAGAAAATAAAATCCTCACTTGGACCTCAGGACCCAGGATCAATATCAGAAGAAACCTAAACTCACTTGGAGCCTCAGGCCCCAGATCATATCAGAGAAACCTAAAAtctcacttggagcctcaggaccCCCAATATCGATATCAGAGAGAACCTAAAATCCTCATGGAAgcctcaggagccccaggatcgatatcagagaaaaCACCTAAAATCCTCACTTGAAGCCTCAGGAgcaccaggatcgatatcagaaagaAACCTAAAATCCTTATTGGAGCCTCAGGAGCCCTGATCGATAAAGAGAAACCTAAaatcacttggagcctcaggagcccctctatcgatattagagagaaacctaaaatctcACGTGAAGCCTCAGGAGcgccaggatcgatatcagagaaatACCTAAAATCTTCACTTGAAGCTTTAGAAgaaccaggatcgatatcagagagaaaccttAGATAATCAATTGGAGCCTCAGGAACCGAAATATCGATaacagagagaaaaataaaatctctctggaagcctcaggagccccaggatcgataatGGAGAAAATCCTATAatcctcacttggagcctcaggagcctAAGTATCGATATCAAAGAGAAACCTAAAATCGTCACTTGGAGCCTCCGGAGCCTCAGGATTGATAccagagagaaacctaaaatcaTCACTTAAAGCCTCAAGAGACATAGAATCAATAtaagagagaaacctaaaatcctcatttgGAGACTCAGGAGACCCATGATGAATATAGGAGAGAAACCGAAAATCCTTACTTGGACcctcaggagccccaggatcgatgtCAGAGAGATACCTCCAATCATCACTTGGAGTCTCAGGTGCCTAAGAGTCAATATCAGTGAGAACCataaaattctcacttggagcctaaggggccccaggatcgatatcagctagaaacctaaaatcctcatttggagcctcaggagccccaggatcgatatcagataGAAACCTAAAGTCCTCatttggagcctcaggagccccaggatcaatatcagagagaaacaTAATATCCTCACTTGAAACCTCAGGAGCAacaggatcgatatcagaaagtgacctaaaatcctcacttggagcctcaggaacctcaggatcaatatcagagagaaaccCAATATCCTCACTTGAAGCATCAGGAGCCCCAGGATTAATATTAGAGAGAATCCTAAAATCCTTatttggagcctcaggagcccaaggatcgatatcacgagaaacctaaaatcctcacttgAAGACTCAGAGCCCCAGGATCAATATCAAAGAAAGACCTAAAATCTTCGTGCGGATCCCCAGGAGCCCCAGGATCCATATCAGAGAGAAACCTATAGTCCTCAGTTGGAGCCTtgggagccccaggatcgatatcatagagaaacctaaaatcctcatttgGAGCCTCAGGAACCCCAGTATCGATATCAGAGTGAAACTTAAAATCCTCGAAAGGAGCCTCGGGAGCCCAAGTTTCGATATCtgagagaaaactaaaatactCACTTGGAACCTCTGGTGCCCTGGAATCGGTATCAAAGCGAAACCTAAAATCCCATTTTTGGCCTTAGGAGGCCCAGGATTTATGTCAGAGTAAAACctaaaattctcacttggagccttaAAAATCCCAGCATTTGTATCGGAGAGAAAACTAAAATCCTAACTTGGAAACTTGGGAACCACAGGATCGATAtaagagagaaacctaaaatcctcactttGAAAATCAAATGACCCTGGATATCGATATCATAGAAAAACTTAAAATCCTCACTTAAAGCCTTAGGAacaccaggatcgatatcagaatgAAGACTAAACTCCTGACTTGGAGCCTTAgaagccccaggatcgatatcagagagaaaccttAAGTCGTCATTCTGAGCCTCAGGAACCCAAATATCGATGACAGAGAGAAACATAAAATCCTCTATGGAAGCCTCAGGAGCCTCAGGAGCCACAGAATCCATATTAGAGAAAAACCTAAAATCCTCATTTACAGCCTCAGGAACCCCTGTATTGATATTAGaaagaaacctaaaatcctcactgGGAGCCTCAGGAGCCCCTGTATCGATAAtagagagaaacctaaaatcctcattgggagcctcaggagcccctgtatcgatattagagagaaacatAAAATCTTCACTTGAAGCCTTAGGAGCCCCagatcgatattagagagaaacttTAAAACGTCACTTAGAGCCTCAGGAACCGAAATATCgataacagagaaaaaaataaaatcctctcTGGAAACCTcaagagccccaggatcgatattgGAGAAAATCCCATAatcctcacttggagcctcaggagcccaaGGATCGATATCAAAGAGAAACCTAAAATCGTCATTTAGAGCCTCAAGAAACATAGAATCAATATACGAGGGAACCTAAAATCCTCATTTGGAGACTCAGGAGCCCCATGCTGAATATAGgagagaaataaaaaatccttacttGGACCCTCAGGACccccaggatcaatatcagagagaaacctCAAATCGTCACTTGGAGCCTCAGGTGCCTAAGAATCAATATCAGTGAGAAACctaaaattctcacttggagcctaagggcccccaggatcgatatcagttagaaacctaaaatcctcaggagcccaggatcgatatcagagagaaacatAATATCCTCACTTGAAGCCTCAGGAGCACCAGGATCAATATAAAAGAGAGACCTAAAATCCTTatttggagcctcaggagccccatGATCATCAGAAAGTGACCTAAAatcctcacttggagcctcaggagcccctctatcgatattagagagaaacctaaaatctcACGTGGAAGCCTCAGGAGcgccaggatcgatatcagagaaatACCTAAAATCTTCACTTGAAGCTTTAGAAgaaccaggatcgatatcagagagaaaccttAGATAATCAATTGGAGCCTCAGGAACCGAAATATCGATaacagagagaaaaataaaattctctctggaagcctcaggagccccaggatcgataatGGAGAAAATCCTATAatcctcacttggagcctcaggagcctAAGTATCGATATCAAAGAGAAACCTAAAATCGTCACTTGGAGCCTCCGGAGCCTCAGGATTGATAccagagagaaacctaaaatcaTCACTTAAAGCCTCAAGAGACATAGAATCAATAtaagagagaaacctaaaatcctcatttgGAGACTCAGGAGACCCATGATGAATATAGGAGAAAACCGAAAATCCTTACTTGGACcctcaggagccccaggatcgatgtCAGAGAGATACCTCCAATCGTCACTTGGAGTCTCAGGTGCCTAAGAATCAATATCAGTGAGAACCataaaattctcacttggagcctaaggggccccaggatcgatatcagctagaaacctaaaatcctcatttggagcctcaggagccccaggatcgatatcagataGAAACCTAAAGTCCTCatttggagcctcaggagccccaggatcaatatcagagagaaacaTAATATCCTCACTTGAAACCTCAGGAGCAacaggatcgatatcagaaagtgacctaaaatcctcacttggagcctcaggaacctcaggatcaatatcagagagaaaccCAATATCCTCACTTGAAGCATCAGGAGCCCCAGGATTAATATTAGAGAGAATCCTAAAATCCTTatttggagcctcaggagcccaaggatcgatatcacggagaaacctaaaatcctcacttgAAGACTCAGAGCCCCAGGATCAATATCAAAGAAAGACCTAAAATCTTCGTGCGGATCCCCAGGAGCCCCAGGATCCATATCAGAGAGAAACCTATAGTCCTCAGTTGGAGCCTtgggagccccaggatcgatatcatagagaaacctaaaatcctcatttgGAGCCTCAGGAACCCCAGTATCGATATCAGAGTGAAACTTAAAATCCTCGAAAGGAGCCTCGGGAGCCCAAGTTTCGATATCtgagagaaaactaaaatactCACTTGGAACCTCTGGTGCCCTGGAATCGGTATCAAAGcgaaacctaaaatcctcatttttGGCCTTAGGAGGCCCAGGATTATGTCAGAGTAAAACctaaaattctcacttggagccttaAAAATCCCAGCATTTGTATCGGAGAGAAAACTAAAATCCTAACTTGGAAACTTGGGAACCACAGGATCGATAtaagagagaaacctaaaatcctcactttGAAAATCAAATGACCCTAGGATATCGATATCATAGAAAAACTTAAAATCCTCACTTAAAGCCTTAGGAacaccaggatcgatatcagaatgAAGACTAAACTCCTGACTTGGAGCCTTAgaagccccag from Palaemon carinicauda isolate YSFRI2023 chromosome 34, ASM3689809v2, whole genome shotgun sequence includes the following:
- the LOC137626544 gene encoding uncharacterized protein, with the translated sequence MIGGISLTSILGLLRVQAPEAPSEDYRIFSIIDPGAPEASRENFIFLSVIDISVPEAPIDYLRFLSDIDPGSSKASSEDFRYFSDIDPGAPEASTFLFDIDPWAPEAPSEDYGIFSNIDPGALEVSREDFIFFSVIDISVPEALSDVLKFLSNIDHGAPKASSEDFRFLFNIDTGAPEAPSEDFRFLSNINTGVPEAVNEDFRFFSNMDSVAPEASEASIEDFMFLSVIDIWVPEAQNDDLRFLSDIDPGASKAPSQEFSLHSDIDPGVPKALSEDFKFFYDIDILGSFDFQNIETWAPEAPFEDFKFHSDIDTGVPEAPNEDFRFLYDIDPGAPKAPTEDYRFLSDMDPGAPGDPHEDFRSFFDIDPGALSLQVPEAPSEDFRSLSDIDPVAPEVSSEDIMFLSDIDPGAPEAPNEDFRFLSDIDPGAPEAPNEDFRGAPEAPSEDFRSLSDDHGAPEAPNKDFRSLFYIDPGAPEASRAPEAPNEDFRFLSIIDTGAPEAPSEDFRFLSNINTGVPEAVNEDFRFFSNMDSVAPEAPEASIEDFMFLSVIDIWVPEAQNDDLRFLSDIDPGASKAPSQEFSLHSDIDPGVPKALNIETWAPEAPFEDFKFHSDIDTGVPEAPNEDFRFLYDIDPGAPKAPTEDYRFLSDMDPGAPGDPHEDFRSFFDIDPGALSLQAPETPSDDWRYLSDIDPGAPEGPSKDFRFLSYIHHGSPESPNEDFRFLSYIDSMSLEALSDDFRFLSGINPEAPEAPSDDFRFLFDIDT